A genomic segment from Alkalilimnicola ehrlichii MLHE-1 encodes:
- a CDS encoding magnesium transporter MgtE N-terminal domain-containing protein — protein MIEAIIHNLHLGRTRRAADLCLRLDVAAQVRLFSALDGSDIPVLFNRVPYRRALAIFRGMSVGARQRLLSALDPAAAARLLTPAPLPELVLALDETPVERLQAILRALPADRRKALLGALQQPSGAVGRYMRPQALAVTSGTPVAGARAKLSRHEAYVLFVQDARGRYLGFVTRSSLAGRDGRETVERELLGTGMTLSPDQPLRGVRGLMARAGVGVLPVLDEWGGLAGALHGRDLPPVTVNEVRARRHGGGLRRMLSLGAVTGGLIGLPLIAALTLGALV, from the coding sequence ATGATTGAAGCGATCATCCATAACCTCCATCTCGGCCGCACCCGTCGGGCGGCCGATCTCTGCCTGCGTCTCGATGTCGCCGCCCAGGTGCGGTTGTTCTCCGCCCTGGACGGCAGCGACATTCCCGTGCTGTTCAACCGGGTGCCCTACCGCCGTGCCCTGGCCATCTTCCGCGGCATGAGCGTGGGCGCTCGCCAGCGCCTGCTCAGTGCGCTCGATCCCGCGGCGGCGGCACGTCTGCTCACCCCGGCGCCCCTGCCCGAGTTGGTGTTGGCGCTGGATGAGACCCCGGTGGAGCGGCTGCAGGCGATCCTGCGGGCGCTGCCCGCTGATCGGCGGAAGGCGCTGCTGGGTGCCCTGCAGCAACCCTCGGGCGCGGTCGGCCGGTACATGCGGCCGCAGGCGCTGGCGGTCACCAGCGGCACTCCGGTGGCGGGGGCCCGCGCGAAGCTGTCCCGTCACGAGGCCTATGTCCTGTTTGTGCAGGACGCGCGTGGCCGCTATCTGGGTTTTGTGACCCGCAGCAGTCTCGCCGGGCGGGATGGCCGCGAGACGGTCGAGCGCGAACTCCTCGGCACGGGGATGACCCTAAGCCCGGACCAGCCCCTGCGCGGCGTGCGTGGGCTGATGGCCCGTGCCGGTGTTGGCGTGCTGCCGGTGCTGGACGAGTGGGGCGGCCTGGCCGGGGCGCTTCACGGCCGTGACCTGCCCCCGGTGACCGTCAACGAGGTCCGCGCCCGGCGCCATGGCGGTGGGTTGCGGCGCATGCTCAGCCTGGGTGCGGTGACCGGTGGCCTGATCGGCCTGCCGCTCATCGCCGCGCTGACACTCGGCGCCCTGGTGTAA
- a CDS encoding porin yields MHFRNFSIAVAAGALALPLVAQADGLTLYGEVHLSADIAHDGDRRSEFLASRGSLLGITGSEYLGAGLTGLFQYETEVHLTAGGDGLFGAGENAFVGLDGAFGTVLAGHMEDPLFVAIDDLQMFVDRVGDAHLFGATPGNNEFQENVLVYLSPELNGFSLTAMYGPRQGTARGDLWVAHGQFDGELGDGNLYAGLSYLQANQGRVDELFDLSPGDEGFGEWKHKLYQLALGYERPDVWRGFAFYQCYQSTDVAPLEDDRVFGVGVGVLARPDVELLAQVTRYDADASRSDSTLYAVGADYFITDRTTLYAAYAMSRNQRNADRLPTEPDYYGADDESRGVNVAQGDNAWAVSLGVKHAF; encoded by the coding sequence ATGCATTTTCGCAATTTTTCCATTGCAGTGGCGGCCGGTGCGTTGGCGCTGCCCCTGGTGGCCCAGGCGGATGGGTTGACCCTCTACGGGGAAGTCCACCTCTCTGCCGACATTGCCCATGATGGCGACCGTCGCAGCGAATTCCTGGCCAGTCGCGGGTCCCTGCTGGGCATAACGGGCTCAGAATACTTGGGCGCGGGCCTTACCGGCCTTTTCCAGTACGAGACCGAGGTCCACCTGACCGCCGGCGGAGACGGCCTGTTCGGGGCCGGCGAGAACGCATTTGTTGGGCTGGACGGTGCGTTCGGTACCGTTCTGGCCGGGCACATGGAGGATCCGCTGTTCGTCGCGATCGACGACCTGCAGATGTTCGTCGACCGCGTGGGCGATGCCCACCTGTTTGGGGCCACGCCGGGCAACAACGAGTTTCAGGAGAACGTCCTGGTCTACCTGAGCCCCGAGCTCAACGGCTTTTCGCTGACCGCAATGTACGGGCCGCGCCAGGGCACTGCCCGTGGCGATCTGTGGGTCGCCCATGGCCAGTTCGACGGGGAGCTTGGCGATGGCAACCTCTATGCCGGCCTGTCTTATCTGCAGGCCAATCAGGGGCGCGTGGATGAGCTCTTTGACCTAAGCCCGGGCGATGAGGGGTTCGGCGAATGGAAGCACAAGCTCTACCAGCTGGCCTTGGGTTATGAACGGCCGGACGTCTGGCGCGGCTTCGCCTTCTATCAGTGTTACCAAAGCACCGATGTCGCCCCGTTGGAGGACGACCGCGTGTTCGGAGTCGGCGTGGGGGTGCTGGCCCGTCCCGATGTGGAGCTCCTGGCCCAGGTGACCCGCTACGACGCCGATGCGTCCCGCAGCGACAGCACGCTCTATGCCGTGGGGGCCGATTACTTCATCACCGATCGCACCACGCTTTACGCGGCTTACGCCATGAGCCGTAACCAGCGTAATGCCGACAGGCTGCCCACCGAGCCCGATTACTACGGCGCAGATGACGAGAGTCGGGGCGTGAACGTGGCCCAGGGCGATAATGCCTGGGCGGTGTCCCTCGGCGTTAAGCATGCCTTTTGA